Proteins encoded in a region of the Agarivorans sp. Alg241-V36 genome:
- a CDS encoding response regulator, whose protein sequence is MMYSVHLNRQPSSAITALAFVFVLICLGASLSLAHAQENTLESRVPMSAAEIKNTTIELKYYDEILTSSVLSYGFSGDPKWLKRYQQNEPKLAALIEQLLNNQSPEDQNLVKSLETTNLKLVSLESDMIAAIQSDNRALALSIINGDEYHQLKNQYLNDLQVLSDTLSKRTSNRDKTNLENTKLTEQEKKWVAENKVIIGIDNWPPMLFMKEDGTIGGLAGAIINKIVNNTGLQLEIKQGDWTSNLEAFKRGEIDLLPDAYFEEERKAYGQFSTPFFLVRELFHVKHNNQHFASNKDLANATIALPQSYTSKKKLLRLYPNITLVETTDIYDSIERVLLGEVDALIDSELAIQHATSQLKDKDQLRVIDEDVFVPTSVHLLSTKSQPILGDILQKGLDSLKLRDIMLTKSDWLNTEAAEIKESTSNTAPNYLRYLLIGLAVAIVFFIIVSVISARILKVSDQELSKRFSSNSFKRTVYLALGVLSVALVIIIAAVTRFAEQKTHQEMAYNLQTLLNSTHQRLSFWVGYELNNLQQVGRNEELVSLVEQLLVLPREKQALIEATTQSEIREFFSVREGEPGSFGFFIIAPDKISLSSSRDTNIGDINVIQQQRPELLAKVLQGESVFVPPIRSDVFLGTASNSSINDKPPTMFFASPVIDSNNQVIAIITKRINVNGVFSSILSAGFIGHSGETYAIDKQGLLLSNVRFESQLRDIGLIEQNQDAALNLRIAAPKVNLLKKPIPSTPKADWPLTTMAEAISNQTSGSNLQGYNDYRGVKVVGSWLWDDKLNMGLAAEMDVDESFALVRIFNYTSWSILFISLALLTGCTLFTLQVGRRANRALSRSRTELEKEVKERTKDFKSAKQRAENATLSLADQMKFQQLLMDSVPIPLFYKDAEGRFLGFNQAYEKTFNVVAKDLIGLKVSDLSYLSEEDRQMYHAEDTEVIASQKTVKREIQIPFADGELHDTLYWVTGFKDSKDQPGGLVGNFIDISSEKENARQLEIAVQTADEATRAKSDFLANMSHEIRTPMNAIIGMSYLAQQTDLNRKQSDYVTKIQNSAELLLRIINDILDFSKIEAGKLELEITPFNLNDSFDSLVQMISDKMQQKGLELLIDIDPSLPTELMGDSLRLGQVLINLTNNAMKFTDEGEIIVKAKVLKQQQKSISIEFSVKDSGIGMTPEQQSRLFKSFSQADASTTRKYGGTGLGLTISKTLTEMMGGDIWVESNYGEGSTFFFTANFTIAEAGKAPLKASSESLLNLPVLIVDDSVAAREILFTLCESLGFVPELAASGSEALEKIKHADQQKTPYQLIIADWKMPLMNGLELCSAIQQDSELSSQPKLVMVTAYDRDEMLNNAGDLVLDSVITKPVSASTLLDTVMAVMGDKTTSKILPSKDKLSTEEAQGIVGAHVLLVEDNEINQEIACELLGMAGLKVSTAVNGEEAVEKALANDYHAILMDIQMPIMDGYQATRKIRLEPSKQAVPIIAMTANAMAGDREKCLDAGMNDHIPKPINPQEVYQTLAKWIKPTGLTAIKPNNSAAKDDKTSIVLADFDVESALERMAGNLKVYRKTLAKVVASQADTITRVTQAIADNDIGAAIIAIHTVKGVAANIGAMFVVPSAEEIETALNQQQADGQCSVNSELQSLLDESQGQIQKMVSTIEQALLDADNEQPEQELEVASDEEIIKQLQVIQEHIENYDASAVDAVEHLLTLALSSKIKQDVEALLETVEQYDFDLAESKIEQLLNDMSS, encoded by the coding sequence ATGATGTACTCAGTTCACCTAAACAGACAGCCAAGCTCAGCCATTACGGCGCTTGCTTTTGTCTTTGTATTAATTTGCCTTGGTGCATCCTTGTCCTTGGCCCATGCTCAAGAAAACACTCTTGAATCCAGGGTGCCAATGAGTGCAGCAGAGATCAAAAACACCACCATTGAGCTTAAATACTACGATGAAATACTAACGTCTTCGGTGCTGAGTTACGGTTTTTCTGGCGACCCCAAATGGCTAAAACGATATCAACAAAATGAACCAAAACTTGCCGCCCTCATCGAGCAACTGTTGAATAACCAAAGCCCAGAGGATCAAAATCTAGTTAAGTCCTTAGAAACTACCAACCTCAAACTGGTTTCATTAGAAAGCGACATGATAGCCGCCATTCAGTCAGATAATCGCGCTCTGGCACTCAGCATCATAAACGGGGATGAATACCACCAGTTAAAAAATCAGTACCTTAACGACCTACAAGTACTTAGTGACACCCTAAGTAAACGAACCAGCAACCGCGATAAAACTAATCTTGAAAACACTAAACTCACTGAGCAAGAAAAAAAGTGGGTAGCAGAAAACAAAGTCATTATTGGTATCGATAATTGGCCGCCTATGCTGTTTATGAAAGAAGACGGCACCATAGGTGGCTTGGCCGGCGCTATAATAAACAAAATTGTGAACAATACCGGTTTGCAATTGGAGATTAAACAAGGCGATTGGACCAGCAACCTTGAAGCGTTTAAGCGCGGCGAAATAGACCTGCTACCCGACGCTTATTTTGAAGAAGAGCGCAAAGCCTATGGCCAATTTAGCACCCCGTTTTTCTTAGTACGCGAGCTGTTCCATGTGAAACATAACAACCAGCATTTCGCCAGCAATAAGGACTTAGCCAACGCAACAATCGCCTTGCCACAAAGCTACACCAGCAAAAAAAAGCTGCTTCGACTTTATCCCAACATCACTTTGGTAGAAACCACCGATATTTATGACTCCATTGAACGGGTATTGTTGGGAGAAGTTGATGCACTAATAGACTCAGAATTAGCGATTCAACACGCCACCAGCCAGCTAAAGGACAAGGATCAATTAAGAGTAATTGACGAGGATGTCTTTGTGCCTACCTCGGTTCACCTTCTTAGTACCAAAAGCCAACCAATACTGGGCGATATTCTACAAAAAGGACTCGACTCCCTTAAGCTGCGCGACATCATGTTAACCAAGAGTGATTGGCTAAACACCGAAGCCGCAGAAATAAAGGAAAGCACTAGCAATACCGCGCCCAATTACCTTCGCTACCTACTCATAGGCTTAGCGGTTGCTATAGTATTTTTCATTATTGTTAGTGTTATTAGCGCTCGCATTTTAAAAGTGAGTGACCAAGAATTATCCAAGCGTTTTAGCTCCAATAGTTTTAAACGAACCGTCTACCTTGCATTGGGTGTGTTGTCGGTAGCCTTAGTTATCATCATTGCTGCCGTTACCCGCTTCGCCGAGCAAAAAACCCATCAAGAAATGGCTTACAATTTACAAACTTTATTAAACTCTACTCACCAACGACTGTCTTTCTGGGTAGGTTATGAATTAAACAACCTGCAGCAAGTGGGTCGCAATGAAGAGCTAGTCAGCTTAGTTGAGCAACTACTGGTTTTGCCCAGAGAAAAACAAGCCCTAATAGAAGCAACCACCCAATCGGAAATTCGTGAATTCTTTAGTGTTCGCGAAGGTGAGCCTGGCTCATTTGGCTTCTTTATTATTGCGCCAGACAAAATAAGCTTGTCTTCAAGTCGGGATACCAATATTGGCGATATTAACGTTATCCAGCAGCAACGCCCTGAGTTGCTAGCCAAAGTATTGCAAGGTGAAAGCGTATTTGTCCCTCCAATTCGTTCAGATGTTTTCTTAGGAACAGCCTCTAATAGCAGCATTAATGATAAACCACCCACCATGTTTTTCGCCTCTCCGGTCATTGACAGCAACAACCAGGTTATTGCGATTATCACCAAACGGATTAACGTTAATGGGGTATTTTCATCTATTTTGTCAGCCGGCTTTATCGGCCATAGTGGCGAAACCTATGCAATAGATAAACAAGGCTTATTACTGTCTAACGTACGCTTTGAGAGCCAGCTACGCGACATCGGCTTAATTGAACAAAACCAAGATGCCGCATTAAACCTAAGGATTGCAGCTCCCAAAGTTAATCTACTTAAAAAACCTATTCCCTCAACCCCCAAAGCTGACTGGCCGTTAACCACCATGGCGGAAGCCATCTCAAATCAAACATCAGGTTCTAATTTGCAGGGCTACAACGACTACCGAGGCGTAAAAGTAGTAGGCAGTTGGTTATGGGACGACAAGCTCAACATGGGTTTGGCTGCCGAAATGGATGTTGACGAATCTTTCGCCCTAGTTCGCATTTTTAACTACACCTCGTGGTCCATTCTGTTTATATCACTGGCACTACTCACTGGCTGCACTTTGTTTACCTTACAAGTAGGCAGAAGGGCTAACCGGGCGCTTTCTCGCTCGCGAACAGAGTTGGAAAAAGAAGTTAAAGAAAGAACCAAAGATTTCAAATCAGCAAAACAAAGGGCTGAAAATGCCACTCTTTCCTTAGCCGACCAAATGAAATTTCAGCAGCTACTGATGGATAGTGTGCCTATCCCTTTGTTTTATAAAGATGCAGAAGGACGATTTTTGGGCTTTAACCAAGCTTATGAAAAAACCTTTAATGTGGTCGCTAAGGATTTAATAGGCCTCAAAGTAAGCGACTTAAGCTACTTAAGTGAAGAAGATCGCCAGATGTATCATGCCGAAGATACCGAGGTGATTGCGAGCCAAAAAACTGTTAAGCGAGAGATACAAATTCCCTTTGCCGATGGAGAACTTCACGACACGCTCTACTGGGTAACTGGCTTTAAAGACAGCAAGGACCAGCCCGGTGGATTAGTGGGCAACTTTATTGATATTAGCAGTGAAAAAGAAAACGCCAGACAGCTAGAAATAGCCGTGCAAACCGCAGATGAGGCCACTCGCGCTAAAAGTGACTTTTTGGCTAATATGAGCCATGAGATTCGCACCCCGATGAATGCGATTATTGGTATGAGTTACTTAGCTCAACAAACCGACTTAAACCGCAAACAATCTGACTACGTCACCAAAATTCAAAATTCAGCGGAATTACTACTGCGCATTATTAACGACATACTGGATTTTTCTAAGATAGAAGCTGGCAAGCTAGAGCTAGAAATTACACCGTTTAACTTAAACGATAGCTTCGACAGTCTAGTGCAAATGATTTCCGACAAAATGCAACAAAAAGGCCTAGAGCTGTTAATTGATATCGACCCCAGCTTACCTACCGAGCTAATGGGAGACTCTTTAAGGCTTGGCCAAGTACTGATTAACCTCACCAATAACGCCATGAAGTTTACCGACGAAGGTGAAATCATTGTTAAGGCCAAAGTCCTAAAACAGCAACAGAAATCAATAAGCATTGAGTTCTCGGTAAAAGACAGCGGCATTGGCATGACCCCCGAACAACAAAGCCGCCTGTTTAAATCATTTAGTCAGGCAGACGCTTCTACAACCCGAAAATATGGCGGTACCGGACTAGGTTTAACCATTAGTAAAACCTTAACCGAAATGATGGGCGGGGATATTTGGGTAGAAAGTAACTACGGAGAAGGCAGTACCTTCTTCTTTACCGCTAACTTTACCATTGCTGAAGCAGGAAAAGCGCCGCTCAAGGCCTCCTCCGAGAGTTTGCTCAACCTGCCAGTGCTTATCGTAGACGACAGCGTAGCTGCCCGTGAAATTCTATTTACCCTATGTGAAAGCTTAGGGTTTGTCCCAGAATTAGCAGCATCTGGCAGTGAAGCCTTAGAAAAGATAAAACATGCAGACCAACAAAAGACGCCTTATCAGCTGATTATTGCTGATTGGAAAATGCCCTTAATGAATGGCTTAGAACTGTGTTCGGCCATTCAACAAGATAGTGAGCTAAGCTCGCAACCTAAGCTGGTGATGGTTACCGCCTATGATCGCGATGAAATGCTCAACAATGCGGGTGACCTAGTCTTAGACAGCGTAATCACTAAACCAGTAAGCGCCTCAACATTGCTTGATACAGTAATGGCAGTGATGGGCGATAAAACCACCAGCAAAATCCTTCCAAGTAAAGACAAACTAAGCACAGAAGAAGCTCAAGGCATTGTTGGGGCCCACGTACTGCTGGTTGAAGACAACGAAATAAACCAAGAAATCGCCTGCGAATTACTTGGCATGGCAGGCTTAAAAGTATCTACCGCAGTAAATGGTGAAGAAGCCGTTGAAAAAGCCTTAGCCAATGACTACCACGCCATCCTAATGGACATTCAAATGCCCATCATGGATGGCTACCAAGCCACTCGTAAGATTAGATTGGAGCCCAGCAAACAAGCTGTGCCCATTATAGCCATGACCGCAAACGCCATGGCCGGTGACCGTGAAAAATGCCTAGATGCGGGAATGAATGATCACATCCCTAAACCTATTAACCCGCAGGAAGTCTATCAAACACTGGCGAAATGGATTAAACCTACCGGATTAACAGCAATAAAGCCTAACAACAGTGCAGCAAAGGATGACAAGACAAGCATTGTACTAGCAGACTTTGATGTTGAAAGTGCCCTTGAACGAATGGCCGGAAACCTCAAAGTTTACCGTAAAACCCTAGCCAAAGTAGTGGCTTCCCAAGCCGACACCATAACTCGAGTGACTCAAGCCATAGCTGACAATGATATCGGCGCTGCGATTATTGCCATTCATACAGTTAAAGGTGTTGCCGCCAATATTGGCGCAATGTTTGTAGTGCCATCAGCCGAAGAAATAGAAACTGCACTAAACCAGCAACAAGCTGATGGGCAATGTAGTGTTAACAGCGAGCTGCAATCGTTGTTGGATGAGTCTCAAGGCCAAATACAAAAAATGGTAAGCACTATTGAGCAGGCACTGCTAGATGCAGACAACGAACAGCCAGAGCAAGAGCTTGAGGTGGCCTCAGACGAAGAAATTATTAAACAGCTACAGGTAATTCAAGAGCACATCGAAAACTACGATGCCTCTGCGGTTGATGCGGTAGAGCACTTGCTCACACTGGCGCTTTCTTCAAAGATAAAACAAGATGTTGAGGCATTACTTGAGACAGTAGAGCAATACGATTTTGACCTAGCTGAGTCGAAGATTGAGCAGCTGCTAAATGACATGAGTAGCTAA
- a CDS encoding sugar O-acetyltransferase, which yields MAEQFARMMAGQSFNRWDKDLAARRLATRQLTYQFNQTRPEQFEQREAIARQLFAEVGSNIEVCPPLTVDYGDTVFIGDDVFINTNFTLVNSGKITIGDRVMIAPNVSLFSINHALDPELRKTTINQQGEREVIDYPAPITIGNDVWIGGHAVILAGVSIGVGSVVAAGAVVTKDVPAGVVVGGNPAKLIKHIQPGETVRAVSNEC from the coding sequence ATGGCAGAACAATTTGCGAGAATGATGGCTGGCCAAAGCTTTAACCGCTGGGATAAAGACTTAGCCGCACGGCGTTTAGCAACCCGCCAACTTACCTATCAGTTTAATCAAACTCGCCCCGAGCAGTTTGAACAGCGCGAAGCCATAGCCCGGCAGCTGTTTGCTGAAGTGGGGAGCAATATTGAAGTGTGCCCGCCCTTAACCGTGGATTACGGCGATACAGTATTTATTGGTGACGACGTATTTATAAATACTAATTTTACTTTGGTTAACTCCGGCAAAATTACTATTGGTGATCGGGTGATGATTGCGCCCAATGTAAGCCTGTTTTCAATCAATCACGCCTTAGATCCAGAGTTACGCAAAACCACGATTAACCAACAGGGTGAGCGTGAAGTGATTGATTACCCCGCGCCAATTACCATCGGCAATGATGTATGGATCGGTGGTCATGCAGTGATACTGGCGGGCGTAAGCATAGGCGTTGGTTCGGTTGTTGCTGCGGGTGCTGTGGTCACTAAAGATGTACCAGCAGGAGTTGTTGTAGGTGGCAACCCGGCTAAGCTTATCAAGCATATTCAGCCGGGTGAAACGGTAAGAGCAGTAAGTAACGAGTGTTAA
- a CDS encoding DNA polymerase II — MPSQQRQGQGFLLTANSYDRQGRAYIQLWLASEQGPVCLEVNDQQPVFFILSSELDAALEVVGKQLVKHQQLSLKTFQHQPISALYFASIDAHYQAAQSLQQAGLSCFEHDIKLHERFLTERFCYGSMVFAGTQGSNPAYPAWQQAKIKSLQYTPQLSVVSLDIECSEKGQLYSIGLYSEHFQQVIMIGSEQAADTPITWVANEYALLKQLEHSIELLDPDIIIGWNVINFDFRLLVKRAALHGLKLTLGRQQGQARWRDRSDNDQTGFISIPGRVVVDGIDALKSATYQFDSFSLENVAQQLLKRGKLVDEVHDRMAEINHNFAHNKPQLAAYNLEDCKLVLDIFQHTHILEYLCLRAQLTGLMLDRSGGSVAAFTNVYLPKLHRAGYVAPNLTRDFVADSPGGYVMSSKPGLYNNVLVLDFKSLYPSIIRTFKIDPLGLIEGLAEPDKAIEGFRGGLFSRDKHFLPEIINQLWLQRDQAKADHDSARSQAIKILMNSFYGVLGSTGCRFHDPRLASSITMRGHQLMQETAEWITQQGHEVIYGDTDSTFVWLNQDLSLEQAKQIGQQLAEGINLHWQQKLAKEMQLESHLEIEFETHFSRFLMPTIRGSETGSKKRYAGLTHNNKLVIKGLETVRSDWTEMAKIFQTGLLERVFSDQDPRQFVLDTVDKLMAGEYDQQLIYRKRLRRKLAEYVKNVPPQVRAARLADEHNQALGKPLQYQNKGSIAYWITVSGPEPLNNKISQIDYQHYLDKQLQPIADAILPFINLDFEQITSAQLGLF, encoded by the coding sequence GTGCCAAGCCAACAACGGCAAGGACAAGGTTTTTTACTCACCGCCAATAGTTACGACCGCCAGGGTCGGGCTTATATTCAGCTTTGGCTTGCCAGTGAGCAGGGACCCGTATGCCTAGAAGTTAACGACCAACAGCCAGTGTTTTTTATTCTCAGTAGCGAGTTAGATGCAGCCCTTGAGGTAGTGGGAAAACAGCTAGTTAAACATCAACAATTAAGCTTAAAAACCTTTCAGCATCAGCCTATTAGCGCTTTGTACTTTGCTAGCATCGACGCCCATTATCAAGCTGCGCAAAGCTTGCAACAAGCCGGTTTAAGCTGCTTTGAGCACGACATAAAACTGCATGAGCGTTTTCTTACCGAGCGCTTTTGTTACGGCAGTATGGTCTTTGCTGGCACCCAAGGCAGTAATCCCGCTTACCCTGCTTGGCAGCAAGCCAAAATTAAAAGCCTGCAATATACGCCGCAATTGTCGGTAGTGTCTTTAGACATAGAGTGCAGCGAAAAAGGCCAGCTTTACTCCATTGGTTTATACAGTGAGCATTTCCAGCAAGTCATAATGATAGGCAGTGAACAAGCAGCCGACACTCCAATTACTTGGGTCGCCAATGAATATGCCTTGCTTAAACAGCTTGAACACAGCATTGAGTTGCTCGACCCGGACATCATAATTGGTTGGAATGTCATCAATTTCGACTTTAGGTTGCTGGTTAAACGCGCGGCTTTGCATGGACTTAAACTAACTCTTGGTCGCCAGCAAGGACAAGCCCGCTGGCGCGATCGCAGTGACAATGACCAAACTGGCTTCATTAGTATTCCCGGAAGAGTAGTAGTAGACGGCATAGATGCCCTTAAATCGGCCACCTATCAATTCGACAGCTTTAGCTTAGAGAATGTAGCCCAGCAGCTGTTAAAGCGTGGCAAACTGGTGGATGAAGTACATGATCGCATGGCAGAGATTAACCACAACTTTGCTCACAACAAACCACAACTCGCCGCCTACAACTTAGAAGACTGCAAGCTAGTGTTGGATATCTTCCAGCATACACACATTCTTGAATACCTGTGTTTACGCGCCCAGCTTACCGGCTTAATGCTCGACAGAAGCGGTGGCTCAGTAGCGGCATTTACTAATGTGTATTTGCCCAAGCTACACCGCGCTGGTTATGTAGCGCCAAACCTTACGCGAGACTTTGTAGCCGATAGCCCTGGCGGCTATGTTATGAGCTCTAAACCTGGTCTGTATAACAATGTTCTAGTGCTGGATTTTAAGAGCCTGTATCCCTCTATCATTCGTACTTTTAAAATTGACCCACTAGGGCTGATTGAAGGCTTAGCAGAGCCCGACAAGGCCATTGAAGGCTTTAGAGGTGGCTTATTTAGTCGCGACAAGCACTTTTTACCAGAGATAATTAATCAGCTTTGGTTACAACGCGATCAAGCCAAAGCTGACCACGACAGCGCTCGCTCTCAAGCAATTAAAATTTTAATGAATAGCTTTTACGGGGTGCTGGGATCTACCGGCTGTCGCTTTCACGATCCACGCTTAGCCAGCTCAATCACCATGCGTGGCCACCAGCTAATGCAAGAAACAGCAGAATGGATCACCCAACAAGGCCATGAAGTAATTTACGGTGATACCGACTCCACTTTTGTTTGGTTAAACCAAGATTTAAGCCTTGAACAAGCCAAGCAAATAGGCCAACAATTAGCCGAGGGAATAAACCTACATTGGCAACAAAAGTTGGCCAAAGAGATGCAGCTGGAAAGCCATCTAGAAATTGAGTTTGAAACGCACTTTTCGCGCTTTTTAATGCCCACCATTCGTGGCTCCGAAACCGGCAGCAAAAAGCGTTATGCCGGTTTAACCCACAACAATAAACTCGTCATTAAGGGTTTAGAGACGGTACGATCCGACTGGACAGAGATGGCAAAGATATTCCAAACCGGTTTGCTGGAGCGGGTTTTCTCCGACCAAGATCCCCGCCAATTTGTTCTTGATACCGTAGATAAGCTGATGGCGGGTGAATACGACCAGCAACTTATTTACCGTAAGCGTTTACGCCGAAAATTAGCCGAGTACGTAAAGAATGTGCCACCACAAGTGCGCGCAGCGAGGTTAGCCGATGAACATAACCAAGCCCTAGGCAAACCGCTGCAATACCAAAACAAGGGCAGCATTGCTTATTGGATTACTGTTTCTGGGCCTGAACCACTAAACAACAAAATAAGCCAAATAGACTACCAACATTACTTGGACAAACAGCTACAACCGATCGCCGATGCCATATTGCCCTTTATCAATCTAGATTTTGAGCAAATCACCTCGGCGCAATTAGGCTTGTTTTAG
- a CDS encoding prepilin-type N-terminal cleavage/methylation domain-containing protein, whose translation MNKQSGFTLIELVIVIIILGILSVVAAPKFLNLQTDAKISTLEGAAAAVKTSAGLVYSQAAIDGLEQESRAEVETSLGIVETKEGYPEAHGENFLGMESLIDTDLEMQYIAGSSRLYIGYVSGNEDVNDSGCFVTYTEAGGTFNPSESDYQVSIDDSEC comes from the coding sequence ATGAATAAGCAATCTGGTTTTACACTCATTGAGTTAGTCATAGTGATTATTATTTTGGGCATATTATCGGTTGTGGCAGCACCAAAGTTTCTCAATCTACAAACGGATGCAAAAATATCCACTTTAGAAGGTGCGGCTGCGGCAGTAAAAACATCTGCCGGTTTAGTGTATAGCCAAGCGGCTATTGATGGCCTAGAGCAAGAATCTCGTGCAGAGGTAGAAACTAGCTTGGGTATTGTAGAAACAAAAGAAGGTTACCCAGAAGCACATGGAGAAAACTTTCTTGGTATGGAATCGTTAATTGATACCGATTTAGAAATGCAATACATCGCCGGCAGTTCACGCCTTTACATAGGCTACGTGTCTGGAAATGAAGATGTTAATGATAGCGGCTGCTTTGTGACCTATACCGAAGCTGGAGGGACATTTAATCCTAGCGAGTCGGATTATCAAGTAAGCATTGATGACAGCGAGTGTTAA
- the glgX gene encoding glycogen debranching protein GlgX, protein MATKTQAGVSFPLGATYQGSGVNFSIFSKNATGVTLLLFKEVNSREPFAEYRLDPNTNKTDHYWHIFVEDLDVGTLYGFRVDGPWQPERGLRFDSSKVLLDPYAKITHFPDNYLRQVAARHGHVNTNQCIKGAVVDLRGFDWQGTQPIKRSLQDTVIYEMHVAGFTKHPSSGVAEHKRGTYAGVIEKIPYLKELGITAVELMPVQQFDLQDAPLSKQNYWGYSPINFFSPHTAYSSDKSVCGAFNEFRTMVRELHKAGIEVILDVVFNHTAEGGHDGPTLSMKGLQNDTYYMLENEKRWYSNYSGCGNTCNANHSVMRRMIRDALRFWVNEMHVDGFRFDLASVLARDSKGHVMKEPPLLWSIDSDPSLAGTKIIAEAWDAAGLYQVGEFVGDRWNEWNGKFRDDVRSFFRGDSGVTGKFASRLLGSPDIYYKENHSPQRSVNLVTAHDGFTLNDLVSYNDKHNLENGENNRDGDNHNISYNHGVEGPTLNPKINDLREQQMKNFFATLLLSLGTPMITMGDEVKRTQNGNNNAYCQDNELSWFDWRLVDKNQSLLRFVQEMIKLRRYDDVLEEKIHLSLSDVIHDANIEWHGVHQGQPDWSEHSHSIAVTLLDPYSKDRLYMVFNSYWEELEFEVPCIEGHWFTLVNTAAKPPEDVYDFKTAPMLETGSVKVSARSVMVFVANPQIEKRSERV, encoded by the coding sequence ATGGCCACAAAAACTCAAGCGGGTGTTTCTTTTCCACTCGGCGCTACCTATCAAGGTAGTGGCGTTAATTTTAGTATTTTCTCTAAAAATGCTACGGGAGTTACCCTTCTATTATTTAAAGAAGTTAACTCTCGTGAGCCTTTTGCCGAATATCGTTTAGACCCAAATACCAACAAAACAGACCATTATTGGCATATTTTTGTTGAAGACCTAGACGTGGGAACGCTTTATGGTTTCCGGGTAGATGGTCCTTGGCAGCCAGAGCGTGGATTACGCTTTGACTCAAGTAAGGTTCTGCTCGACCCTTACGCCAAAATCACTCACTTCCCAGATAATTATTTACGTCAGGTGGCTGCGCGTCATGGTCATGTAAATACCAACCAGTGCATTAAAGGTGCGGTAGTAGACTTACGAGGTTTTGATTGGCAAGGTACTCAGCCAATTAAACGCTCCTTGCAAGATACCGTTATTTACGAAATGCACGTAGCGGGTTTCACTAAGCACCCGTCTTCTGGTGTCGCTGAGCATAAGCGCGGCACCTATGCAGGTGTTATCGAGAAAATTCCTTACCTTAAAGAGCTGGGCATTACCGCCGTCGAGTTAATGCCTGTTCAGCAATTCGATCTACAAGATGCACCACTGAGTAAGCAAAACTATTGGGGTTATAGCCCAATTAACTTCTTCTCGCCGCATACTGCTTATAGCTCGGATAAGAGTGTGTGTGGCGCCTTTAACGAATTTAGAACCATGGTGCGAGAGCTGCATAAAGCCGGCATTGAGGTGATATTAGATGTGGTGTTTAACCACACTGCAGAAGGCGGACACGACGGCCCAACACTTAGCATGAAGGGTCTGCAAAACGATACCTACTACATGCTGGAAAACGAAAAACGTTGGTACAGTAACTATTCGGGTTGTGGCAATACTTGTAATGCTAACCACTCGGTAATGCGCCGTATGATTCGTGATGCCTTGCGTTTTTGGGTAAACGAAATGCATGTGGATGGTTTCCGTTTCGATTTAGCCTCAGTCTTGGCACGTGACTCTAAAGGTCATGTAATGAAAGAGCCGCCATTGCTATGGTCTATTGATTCAGATCCTTCTTTGGCGGGTACTAAAATTATTGCCGAAGCGTGGGATGCCGCTGGTCTTTACCAAGTGGGTGAGTTTGTTGGTGATCGCTGGAATGAATGGAATGGTAAATTCCGTGATGATGTACGTTCGTTCTTCCGTGGCGATTCAGGCGTTACCGGTAAATTTGCTTCGCGCTTATTGGGTAGCCCAGATATTTATTATAAAGAAAACCACTCGCCACAGCGCTCGGTTAACTTAGTCACAGCACACGATGGATTTACCTTGAACGACTTGGTGAGCTATAACGACAAGCACAACTTAGAAAATGGTGAAAACAACCGTGATGGCGATAACCACAACATCAGCTATAACCACGGTGTAGAAGGGCCAACGCTTAATCCAAAGATTAACGACTTGCGTGAGCAGCAAATGAAGAACTTCTTCGCTACCTTGTTGCTCTCATTAGGCACGCCAATGATTACAATGGGTGATGAAGTAAAACGCACCCAAAACGGTAATAACAACGCCTATTGTCAAGATAACGAGCTATCGTGGTTTGACTGGCGCTTGGTCGATAAAAACCAAAGCTTACTGCGTTTTGTGCAAGAGATGATTAAGCTGCGTCGTTACGATGATGTGCTAGAAGAGAAGATCCACTTGAGCCTGTCGGATGTGATTCACGATGCCAATATTGAATGGCATGGTGTGCATCAAGGTCAGCCCGATTGGTCTGAACATAGCCACTCTATTGCAGTTACTCTATTAGACCCATACTCAAAAGACCGCTTATACATGGTGTTTAACTCCTACTGGGAAGAGTTAGAGTTTGAAGTTCCATGCATTGAAGGACACTGGTTTACTTTGGTAAATACTGCAGCTAAACCGCCGGAAGATGTTTACGACTTTAAAACTGCGCCTATGTTAGAAACCGGCTCAGTTAAAGTATCAGCGCGCTCGGTAATGGTATTTGTGGCAAACCCACAAATTGAAAAACGCAGTGAGAGAGTTTAA